The following coding sequences lie in one Apium graveolens cultivar Ventura chromosome 3, ASM990537v1, whole genome shotgun sequence genomic window:
- the LOC141714678 gene encoding endoplasmin homolog — MERIMQSQTLANANKQAYMHGKRVLEINLKHSIIKELQARVAKDPVDKSEKHTMELMYQTVLMESGFVLSDPKDFASRIYGFVKNSLNINLDAALEEEDEVEEIKAESSVQEGADSAKEDDRDIKDDL, encoded by the exons ATGGAAAGGATCATGCAGTCTCAAACTCTTGCAAATGCAAACAAGCAAGCATACATGCATGGTAAAAGGGTTCTTGAAATTAACCTGAAGCACTCAATCATCAAGGAGCTTCAGGCAAGAGTTGCAAAGGACCCTGTG GATAAGAGCGAAAAGCATACAATGGAGCTCATGTACCAAACAGTGTTGATGGAGAGTGGCTTTGTTCTAAGTGACCCCAAGGATTTTGCATCCCGCATATATGGCTTCGTGAAAAATAGTCTTAATATCAATCTTGATGCTGCACTTGAGGAAGAGGATGAGGTTGAGGAAATCAAAGCCGAGTCCAGTGTGCAAGAAGGAGCTGATAGTGCCAAGGAGGATGACAGAGACATCAAGGATGATTTGTAG